The following are encoded in a window of Malassezia japonica chromosome 7, complete sequence genomic DNA:
- a CDS encoding uncharacterized protein (COG:E; TransMembrane:10 (o314-335i370-391o411-429i436-459o479-500i512-535o555-577i640-661o667-687i699-724o); EggNog:ENOG503NV48): protein MPGRNAIPVRGTGGPSRAQGRDNAVNQPWRSSLDLVWSYSRSQAYFGDNITTSPSFVERHWRGRVPEGQGDIESDATPLTSADSATEDETSADNVESSDDEDAALHARVRDRGATSLETQKYWHTLEPEGDLDHIETVRGRPGYADRNHNARAFVKRPASNRSHHSGRKAENEYDEGLSDGDVGEDSSRSRSRSPKRLGGETPKGQRLLMPYGKDRAPSRPPRDSSPYGARKRSRSQYRTQLRAAAPHLRDPYHVDERAPLLRGRTAQPAYSTSSRGASPPEEQDAEHGKSTFWQTWFNAVNVLVGVSILSMPLAFACAGWLGGTLLFLACGWLTNYSGKVLAGILAHQPHLHTYADIGSFTFGPMMRTYISFLFCFEMWMVSVALLILMGDSMTALIYGADEQGHGMANMLLKIAGTVVVLPTLFLPLKLLSPISLVGIVSILFLIVVIVTDGLYKAHAPGSLWDPSATITMPNWPKLPLAFGLMMAGFSSHPVIPSLYRDMRDPTQFNRMLDLAYLTTATMYLLVGVVGYLMFGGAVSDEVTRDLATTQGFPYLMTFAAVVLMTINPMTKFALALRPVNSMLEKCFGVLDGVALPATPSPAADDEGHQSLIQSMSGVQEMAERDMDGTIAKTRSAHPALFAGAIRVAMAATVLFTAIVVPSLERIMGFLGAFLTFNSCIFGPLLANMVLNRTEMPQWLLLRDLFILAATFVLAVMGTLSSLIPTV from the coding sequence ATGCCTGGGCGGAACGCGATTCCTGTGCGGGGCACTGGTGGCCCCAGTCGTGCACAGGGCCGTGACAACGCGGTCAACCAAccctggcgcagcagccTGGATCTGGTCTGGTCGTATTCGCGCTCGCAGGCGTACTTTGGAGATAACATCaccacctcgccgagctttGTCGAGCGGCACTGGCGCGGCCGTGTGCCCGAGGGCCAGGGCGACATtgagagcgacgcgacgccgctcaCCAGTGCCGACTCTGCGACGGAGGACGAGACGTCCGCGGACAATGTCGAGTCGAGCGATGACGAGGACGCAGCGCTGCACGCCCGCGTGCGCGATCGCGGCGCGacctcgctcgagacgcaAAAGTACTGGCACACGCTCGAACCCGAAGGGGACCTCGACCACATCGAGACGGTGCGGGGCCGTCCCGGCTATGCGGACCGCAACCACAACGCGCGGGCGTTTGTCAAGCGCCCCGCGTCGAACCGGAGCCACCACAGCgggcgcaaggccgagaaCGAGTACGACGAGGGCCtcagcgacggcgacgtgggCGAGGACTCGAGTCGCAGCCGCAGCCGCAGTCCTaagcggctcggcggcgagacgCCCAAGGGCCAGCGCCTCCTGATGCCCTATGGCAAGgaccgcgcgccgagccggccACCGCGCGACTCGTCGCCGTACGGCGCACGGAAGCGGTCGCGGTCGCAGTACCGTACGCAGctacgcgccgccgcgccgcacctgCGCGACCCGTATCATGTggacgagcgtgcgccgctgctgcgcggccgcacggcgcagccggcgtACAGCACgagcagccgcggcgcgtcgccgccggagGAGCAGGATGCGGAGCACGGCAAGAGCACGTTCTGGCAGACGTGGTTCAACGCGGTGAatgtgctcgtcggcgtgaGCATTCTCTCGATGCCGCTCGCCTTTGCGTGTGCTGgctggctcggcggcacgctcctctTTTTAGCGTGTGGCTGGCTGACCAACTACAGCGGCAAGGTGCTCGCGGGGAtcctcgcgcaccagcCGCACCTGCATACCTACGCCGACATTGGCAGCTTCACCTTTGGCCCGATGATGCGCACCTACATCAGCTTCCTCTTCTGCTTCGAGATGTGGATGGTGAGCGTTGCGCTGCTCATCCTCATGGGCGACAGCATGACGGCGCTGATCTATGGTGCGGATGAGCAAGGGCACGGCATGGCGAACATGCTGCTCAAAATTGCGGGAACGGTCGTGGTGCTGCCCACGCTCTTCCTCCCCCTCAAGCTCCTCTCGCCCATCTCGCTGGTGGGCATTGTGAGCATTCTTTTTTTGATTGTTGTGATCGTCACCGACGGTCTGTACAAGGCGCATGCGCCTGGTTCTCTATGGGacccgagcgcgacgattACCATGCCCAACTGGCCGAAGCTGCCGCTAGCCTTTGGCCTGATGATGGCTGGGTTCTCGTCGCATCCCGTTATACCCTCTTTGTACCGCGACATGCGCGATCCGACGCAGTTCAACCGCATGCTCGATTTGGCCTACTTGACGACGGCGACCATGtacctcctcgtcggcgtcgtgggcTACCTCATGTTTGGCGGCGCCGTGTCGGACGAAGTGACGCGCGACCTCGCCACGACGCAAGGCTTTCCCTACCTGATGACCTTTGCGGCGGTCGTTCTAATGACCATCAATCCGATGACCAAGTTTGCGCtagcgctgcgcccggtCAACTCGATGCTCGAAAAGTGCTTTGGCGTGCtggacggcgtcgcgctcccCGCGACcccgtcgccggccgccgacgacgaggggCACCAGAGCCTGATCCAGAGCATGTCGGGCGTCCAGGAAATGGCTGAGCGCGACATGGACGGCACGATCGCCAAGACACGCTCCGCCCACCCGGCGCTGTTCGCCGGCGCGATCCGCGTCGCGATGGCCGCCACGGTGCTCTTTACTGCGATCGTCGTCCCgagcctcgagcgcatcatGGGCTTCCTCGGCGCGTTTCTCACCTTCAACTCGTGCATCTTTGGGCCGCTGCTGGCGAATATGGTGCTGAACCGCACCGAAATGCCGCAGTGgctcctgctgcgcgacctgtTTATCCTCGCCGCGACCTTTGTTCTGGCGGTGATGGGAACACTTAGCTCCCTCATTCCTACCGTATAG
- the PRE4 gene encoding proteasome endopeptidase complex (EggNog:ENOG503NUK4; COG:O; MEROPS:MER0001711; BUSCO:EOG09263XZN) → MYAYPGQSWSSTPAVDQVSSRSSVWDMNGAQRRPVDAFDDARQQTQYVAALLTRQPIVTGTSVLGLQYKDGVMLATDTLASYGSLARFMNIERLEKVGTNVVIGASGDMSDWQNIKHMLSKVIAEESHAGDGHSLTPPQVYAYLARTMYGRRSKMDPLWNALVLGGYDAATSKPFLGYVDLLGTTYQNSTIATGFGLHLAAPMLRKAVEGREDTLTEDEAREILKDCMRVLFYRDARSLNRFQIATATKDGVTIGEPISVPTSWDFAEKLRGYGPQTQ, encoded by the exons ATGTACGCGTATCCCGGCCAGAgctggagctcgacgccggcggtgGACCAAGTGTCCTCGCGTAGCAGTGTATGGGACATGAatggcgcgcagcgccggccTGTTGATGCGTTTGAcgacgcgcggcagcaGACACAGTACGTTGCCGCTTTGCTCACCAGACAACCGATCGTGACCGGTACCTcggtgctcggcctgcagTACAAGGACGGCGTGATGCTTGCGACGGACACGCTTGCGTCGTACGGCTCGCTGGCGCGTTTCATGAACattgagcgcctcgaaaAGGTCGGCACGAACGTCGTGatcggcgcgagcggcgacaTGAGCGACTGGCAGAACATCAAGCATATGCTGTCCAAGGTCATTGCAGAGGAGTCGCATGCAGGTGACGGGCACTCGCtcacgccgccgcaggtGTACGCCTacctcgcgcgcaccaTGTACGGCCGCCGCTCCAAGATGGACCCGCTCTGGaacgcgctcgtgctcggaGGGTACGACGCCGCGACCTCGAAGCCGTTCCTCGGCtacgtcgacctgctcggcacgaccTACCAGAACAGCACGATCGCCACCGGCTTTGgcctgcacctcgccgcaCCGATGCTCCGCAAGGCGGTCGAGGGGCGGGAAGATACGCTcaccgaggacgaggcgcgcgagatTCTCAAGGACTGCATGCGCGTGCTAT TCTatcgcgacgcacgcagccTGAACAGG TTCCAAATCGCGACCGCGACCAAAGATGGCGTCACGATCGGCGAGCCGATCAGCGTGCCGACCTCGTGGGACTTTGCCGAGAAGCTGCGCGGATACGGTCCCCAGACACAGTAG
- the NSP1 gene encoding FG-nucleoporin nsp1 (EggNog:ENOG503NWME; COG:Y) yields MSAFGGGGFSFGTPGQNAQGAQGGSKPFSFGQPAQSTPQPGSTGSTPAPFGGPTTTPASQPPTNLFGSKPGGFSFGGQGAKPQENTSSTPAAGAPSFAFGKPQEKPAGFALGGASSTPAAPPASTGGFSFGKPAEKPAEAPKAGGFAFGSTQPAGKPAETKPAGGFSFGGAQPAAQPAEAKPAGGFSFGGAQPAAQPAAQPAAAPKPAGGFSFGGAPPADKPAEATKPAGGFSFGGNPGADKPADASKANAGFSLGKPADKPAGGFSFGGAPADKPAEAPKPAGGFSFGNDKPADKPADKPAEAPKPAAGGFSFGAKPAEKPAEAPKPAGGGFSFGSKPAEKPAEAPKPAGGFSFGNDKPADKPAEPPKPAGGFSFGNAAKPAEAPKPAGALFGQKPDEKAAEPPKPAGALFGQKPAEKPAEAPKPAGFSLSKPDEKAAGAKPAEAAKPPAAAPSLLRGKSIEEIVKMWQSELDSSVKEFSRQAGEVAAWDRVLLKGGDEISRLMASIAQAEERQGSIDQTLDYVEQQQTELNALLDTYEAQRQDILASAGANRGVDVGVADVEREKTYTLAENLNAQLDDMSRNLVSMIDEVNQLSAPSGARTTRTTEATPGALNSLRVSARDSGAGNDDPITQISAILNAHLGSLKWIDENTASLRDRLESLRRGSTSKPSANDSFRASVGPEAVPRSSTPARLRESSAAPGSRARTLGL; encoded by the exons ATGTCGGCGTTTGGCGGCGGTGGATTCTCGTTTGGCACCCCTGGGCAGA ACGCTCAGGGTGCCCAAGGAGGCAGCAAGCCTTTTTCGTTCGGACAGCCGGCACagagcacgccgcagccggGTAGCACAGGATCGACTCCGGCACCGTTCGGAGgaccgacgacgacgccggcgagccAGCCGCCGACGAACCTGTTCGGCAGCAAGCCGGGCGGATTCTCGTTTGGGGGGCAGGGTGCCAAGCCCCAGGAAAATACGTCCAGCACACcggcagcaggcgcgccgtctTTTGCTTTTGGCAAGCCCCAGGAAAAGCCGGCGGGCTTtgcgctgggcggcgcgagctcgacaccGGCCGCACCACCGGCGAGCACGGGCGGATTTTCGTTCGGAAAGCCGGCAGAGAAGCCCGCCGAGGCACCGAAAGCAGGCGGCTTTGCGTTTGGAAGCACACAGCCGGCGGGCAAGCCAGCAGAGACCAAACCGGCGGGCGGCTTCTCGTTTGGCGGCGCACAACCTGCGGCCCAGCCGGCAGAGGCCAAGCCGGCAGGCGGATTCTCGTTTGGCGGCGCAcagcctgcggcgcagcccgccgcgcagcctgccgcggcgcccaaGCCGGCAGGCGGCTTCTCGttcggcggtgcgccgccggcagACAAGCCCGCCGAGGCAACCAAGCCCGCGGGCGGCTTCTCGTTTGGGGGTAACCCGGGTGCCGACAAGCCCGCGGATGCGTCCAAGGCCAACGCCGGCTTTTCGCTCGGCAAGCCTGCCGACAAGCCGGCAGGCGGCTTTTcgttcggcggcgcgccggcggacAAGCCTGCGGAAGCCCCCAAGCCCGCCGGCGGATTCTCGTTTGGCAACGACAAGCCCGCGGATAAGCCGGCGGACAAGCCTGCGGAGGCCCCCAAGcctgccgccggcggcttTTCGTTTGGGGCCAAGCCTGCGGAGAAGCCTGCGGAGGCGCCCAAGCctgccggcggcggctttTCGTTCGGCTCCAAGCCCGCCGAGAAGCCTGCCGAGGCCCCCAAGCCCGCTGGCGGCTTTTCGTTCGGCAACGACAAGCCTGCCGACAAGCCTGCGGAGCCCCCCAAGCCCGCTGGCGGCTTCTCGTTCGGCAATGCGGCCAAGCCTGCCGAGGCCCCCAAGCCCGCCGGTGCGCTCTTTGGCCAAAAGCCCGACGAAAAAGCCGCCGAGCCCCCCAAGCctgccggcgcgctctttggccaGAAGCCCGCCGAGAAGCCCGCCGAGGCTCCCAAGCCCGCTGGCTTTTCGCTTTCCAAGCCTGACGAAAAGGCCGCCGGTGCAAAgcctgccgaggccgccaagccccccgcggccgcgccgtcgctgctgcgtggcaAGAGCATCGAGGAGATTGTCAAGATGTGGCAGTCCGAGCTGGATTCCAGCGTGAAAGAGTTTAGTCGGCAGGCCGGCGAGGTCGCTGCGTGGGACCGTGTGCTGCTCAAAGGTGGCGACGAGATCTCGCGGCTCATGGCGAGTATTGCGCAAGCGGAGGAGCGCCAAGGCTCCATTGACCAGACGCTCGACTATGTGGAGCAGCAGCAGACCGAGCTgaatgcgctgctggatacctacgaggcgcagcgccaagATATCCTGGCGAGTGCTGGCGCGAACCGCGGTGTGGACGTCGGCGTGGCCGATGTGGAGCGCGAAAAGACGTAtacgctcgccgagaacCTCaatgcgcagctcgacgacatGTCGCGCAACCTCGTGTCGATGATCGACGAGGTGAACCAGCTGTCTGCccccagcggcgcgcgtaccACACGCACCACCGAGGccacgcccggcgcgctcaactcgctgcgcgtcagcgcgcgcgactcgggcgcAGGCAACGACGACCCGATCACGCAGATCTCGGCGATTCTCaacgcgcacctcggcagcCTCAAGTGGATCGACGAGAAtaccgcgtcgctgcgcgaccgcctcgagtcgctgcgccgcggcagcaCCTCGAAGCCGTCGGCCAACGACTCGTtccgcgcgagcgtcggccccgaggccgtgccgcgctcctcgacgcccgcgcgcctgcgcgaaagcagcgccgcgcccggcagCCGTGCGCGGACGCTGGGTCTGTAG